One window of the Lysobacter sp. S4-A87 genome contains the following:
- the eno gene encoding phosphopyruvate hydratase, with protein MTTTIAKVHAREILDSRGNPTLEAEVTLADGSFGRAMVPSGASTGTKEAVELRDGDKTRYLGKGVRKAVENVNGAIATALAGFDGADQAGLDRRLIDLDGTENKGRLGANALLGVSMANAHAMAASKKLPLWKYLAGGREAVLPVPMMNIINGGAHADNNVDLQEFMILPVGVDNFAEALRAGTEVFHALKSVLKGRGLSTAVGDEGGFAPDLRSNEEALETILEAIGKAGYKAGEDILLGLDVASSEFFENGKYNLTGEGKRLTSEQFVDFLANWAAQYPIITIEDGMAENDWAGWKLLTDRIGNKVQLVGDDLFVTNPKIFQEGIDKGVANAILIKVNQIGTLTETLEAIAMADANRYASIVSHRSGETEDTTIADISVATTATQIKTGSLCRSDRVAKYNQLLRIEEQLGAAAKYAGRDAFISLKR; from the coding sequence ATGACCACGACCATCGCCAAAGTCCACGCCCGCGAGATCCTCGACAGCCGCGGCAATCCCACGCTCGAAGCCGAGGTCACCCTGGCCGACGGCAGCTTCGGTCGCGCGATGGTGCCGTCTGGCGCCTCCACCGGCACCAAGGAAGCGGTCGAACTGCGCGACGGCGACAAGACCCGTTACCTGGGCAAGGGCGTGCGCAAGGCGGTAGAGAACGTCAACGGCGCCATTGCCACGGCGCTGGCCGGTTTCGACGGCGCCGACCAGGCCGGCCTCGACCGCCGCCTGATCGACCTCGACGGCACCGAGAACAAGGGCCGCCTGGGCGCCAACGCGCTGCTCGGCGTGTCGATGGCCAACGCCCACGCCATGGCCGCCTCGAAGAAGCTGCCGCTGTGGAAGTACCTGGCCGGCGGCCGCGAAGCGGTGCTGCCGGTGCCGATGATGAACATCATCAACGGCGGTGCGCATGCCGACAACAACGTCGACCTGCAGGAATTCATGATCCTGCCGGTGGGCGTGGACAACTTCGCCGAGGCGCTGCGCGCCGGCACCGAGGTGTTCCATGCGCTCAAGTCGGTGCTCAAGGGCCGCGGCCTGAGCACGGCGGTCGGTGACGAGGGCGGTTTCGCCCCTGATCTGCGCAGCAATGAAGAGGCGCTGGAAACGATCCTGGAAGCGATCGGCAAGGCCGGTTACAAGGCCGGCGAAGACATCCTGCTGGGCCTGGACGTCGCCTCCAGCGAGTTCTTCGAGAACGGCAAGTACAACCTCACCGGTGAAGGCAAGCGCCTGACCAGCGAGCAGTTCGTCGACTTCCTCGCCAACTGGGCCGCGCAGTACCCGATCATCACCATCGAAGACGGCATGGCCGAGAACGACTGGGCCGGCTGGAAGCTGCTCACCGACCGCATCGGCAACAAGGTGCAGCTGGTCGGCGACGATCTGTTCGTGACCAACCCGAAGATCTTCCAGGAAGGCATCGACAAGGGCGTGGCCAACGCCATCCTGATCAAGGTCAACCAGATCGGCACCCTGACCGAGACCCTGGAAGCGATCGCGATGGCCGATGCCAACCGCTACGCCTCGATCGTCTCGCACCGTTCGGGCGAAACCGAGGACACCACCATCGCCGACATCTCGGTCGCCACCACCGCGACCCAGATCAAGACCGGCTCGCTGTGCCGCAGCGACCGCGTCGCCAAGTACAACCAGCTGCTGCGCATCGAAGAGCAGCTGGGTGCCGCGGCGAAGTACGCCGGCCGCGACGCCTTCATCTCGCTCAAGCGCTGA
- the ftsB gene encoding cell division protein FtsB — protein sequence MRGLRLLLLALAGLLVFLQYRLWVGEGGSRSVARLQQQVQQQAHENKGMQQRNDALAAEVEDLKSGEAAVEERARSELGMIKPGETFYRVVEPEGTAPAPEESAEPKAE from the coding sequence ATGCGCGGCTTGCGACTGCTGCTGCTGGCACTGGCCGGGTTGCTGGTGTTCCTGCAGTACCGGCTGTGGGTGGGCGAGGGCGGTAGCCGCTCGGTCGCCCGCCTGCAGCAGCAGGTGCAGCAGCAGGCGCACGAGAACAAGGGAATGCAGCAGCGCAACGACGCGCTCGCCGCCGAAGTCGAGGACCTCAAGTCCGGCGAGGCGGCGGTCGAGGAGCGTGCGCGCAGCGAGCTGGGCATGATCAAGCCTGGCGAAACCTTCTACCGCGTGGTCGAGCCGGAAGGCACGGCGCCGGCGCCGGAAGAAAGTGCCGAGCCGAAAGCCGAGTGA
- the ispD gene encoding 2-C-methyl-D-erythritol 4-phosphate cytidylyltransferase: protein MIWAVIPAAGRGSRFGGETPKQYLEIAGRPLIAHALDALLSHPRIAGAMVALSKNDALWPGWANLHGKPVLRCVGGGERADSVLAALQALPAEVGGDTLVLVHDAARPNLRSEDLDRLIASASAHADGAILGAPVRDTLKRADAAARIAATEPRERLWRAFTPQAFRRDALTAALEQAKADGVVVTDEAMAMERVGAHPALVEGREDNLKVTTPADLALARYLISHRG from the coding sequence GTGATCTGGGCCGTGATTCCCGCAGCAGGCCGCGGCTCGCGCTTTGGTGGCGAGACGCCCAAGCAGTACCTCGAAATCGCCGGTCGTCCGTTGATCGCACACGCGCTCGATGCGTTGCTCTCGCACCCGCGGATTGCCGGTGCGATGGTCGCACTGTCGAAGAACGACGCCCTGTGGCCCGGCTGGGCCAACCTGCACGGCAAGCCGGTGCTGCGCTGCGTCGGCGGCGGCGAGCGCGCCGATTCGGTGCTGGCGGCATTGCAGGCACTTCCGGCCGAAGTCGGCGGAGACACGCTGGTGCTGGTGCACGACGCAGCGCGGCCCAACCTGCGCAGTGAAGACCTCGATCGCCTGATCGCATCGGCCAGTGCCCATGCCGACGGCGCCATCCTGGGCGCCCCGGTACGCGACACGCTCAAGCGTGCCGACGCCGCCGCGCGTATCGCCGCCACCGAGCCACGCGAACGGCTGTGGCGTGCGTTCACGCCACAGGCGTTCCGTCGCGACGCCTTGACGGCCGCGCTGGAGCAGGCGAAGGCCGACGGCGTCGTCGTCACCGACGAGGCGATGGCGATGGAGCGCGTTGGCGCGCATCCGGCGCTGGTCGAAGGACGCGAAGACAACCTCAAGGTGACCACGCCGGCGGACCTGGCGTTGGCGCGGTATCTGATTTCCCATCGCGGCTGA
- the ispF gene encoding 2-C-methyl-D-erythritol 2,4-cyclodiphosphate synthase has translation MNIRIGQGFDVHAFGEGDHVMLGGVRVPHERGIVAHSDGDVVIHALCDAMLGALALGDIGQHFPPSDPQWKGADSRAFLRHCQALIGERGWQLGNADITVICERPKVGPHAAAMRQLLAGDLGLAEDAVSIKATTTEKLGFTGRGEGIAAMAVCLLVRA, from the coding sequence ATGAACATCCGCATCGGCCAGGGTTTCGACGTCCACGCTTTCGGCGAAGGCGACCACGTCATGCTGGGCGGCGTTCGAGTGCCGCATGAGCGCGGCATCGTCGCCCACTCCGATGGCGACGTGGTCATCCACGCGCTGTGCGACGCGATGCTCGGCGCACTGGCGCTGGGCGACATCGGCCAGCACTTCCCGCCAAGTGATCCGCAGTGGAAGGGTGCCGACAGCCGCGCCTTCCTGCGCCATTGCCAGGCCCTCATCGGCGAGCGCGGATGGCAGCTGGGCAATGCCGACATCACCGTGATCTGCGAGCGACCCAAGGTCGGTCCGCATGCGGCGGCGATGCGGCAGCTGCTGGCCGGCGACCTGGGACTGGCGGAGGACGCCGTCAGCATCAAGGCCACCACCACCGAGAAGCTCGGCTTCACCGGCCGCGGCGAAGGCATCGCGGCGATGGCGGTCTGCCTGCTGGTGCGCGCGTGA
- the truD gene encoding tRNA pseudouridine(13) synthase TruD — protein sequence MSAQEPVLARAHGPSVLSANMRTTPEDFLVEELPGFEPSGSGEHLLLTIEKRGMNTAFAARRIAEWAGVGEVAIGYAGLKDRNAVTRQRFSVHLPKRVAPDLAALETGGDDGERLRVLEHTWHARKLPRGALAGNRFVLVLREVAGERAAIESRLLAIAERGVPNYFGEQRFGRDGDNVANALAMFGGRRVRREQRSLLLSAARSELFNRALAMRVAAGNWDRALDGEVWTLDGSRSVFGPEPFSEELAQRLAVFDIHPSGPLWGRGDLRSQGAAAELELSALAGDDALALRAGLESEGLKQERRALRLKPDDLSWRWLDDDAAGPDVLQLAFSLPQGTYATVVLAELGDVRALGRSG from the coding sequence GTGAGCGCGCAGGAGCCGGTGCTGGCGCGTGCGCACGGGCCGTCCGTGCTCAGCGCCAACATGCGCACCACGCCCGAGGATTTCCTGGTCGAGGAACTGCCGGGCTTCGAGCCCAGCGGCAGCGGCGAGCACCTGCTGCTGACCATCGAGAAGCGCGGCATGAACACCGCCTTCGCCGCACGTCGCATCGCCGAGTGGGCCGGTGTCGGCGAAGTCGCGATCGGCTATGCCGGCCTCAAGGACCGCAACGCCGTGACCCGGCAACGTTTCAGCGTCCATCTGCCCAAGCGCGTGGCGCCGGACCTGGCGGCGCTCGAGACCGGCGGCGACGACGGCGAGCGTCTGCGCGTGCTCGAACACACCTGGCATGCGCGCAAGCTGCCGCGCGGCGCACTGGCGGGAAACCGGTTCGTGCTGGTGCTGCGTGAAGTGGCCGGTGAGCGCGCGGCGATCGAGTCGCGTCTGCTGGCCATCGCCGAACGTGGCGTGCCCAACTACTTCGGCGAGCAACGCTTCGGTCGCGACGGTGACAACGTCGCCAACGCGCTGGCGATGTTCGGCGGCCGCCGCGTCCGCCGCGAGCAGCGCTCGCTGCTGCTGTCGGCGGCGCGTTCGGAACTGTTCAACCGGGCGCTGGCGATGCGGGTCGCGGCGGGCAACTGGGACCGGGCGCTGGACGGCGAGGTGTGGACGCTCGATGGCAGCCGCAGCGTGTTCGGCCCGGAGCCCTTCAGCGAGGAGCTGGCGCAGCGGCTGGCAGTGTTCGACATCCATCCCAGCGGGCCGTTGTGGGGTCGCGGTGACCTGCGCAGTCAGGGGGCTGCGGCCGAACTCGAACTGTCGGCGCTTGCCGGCGACGACGCCCTGGCGCTGCGCGCCGGCCTGGAGTCGGAAGGCCTCAAGCAGGAGCGCAGGGCGCTGCGCCTGAAACCCGACGATCTGTCCTGGCGTTGGCTCGACGACGATGCTGCCGGCCCGGATGTACTCCAGTTGGCTTTCAGCCTTCCGCAGGGCACGTATGCCACCGTCGTGCTGGCGGAACTGGGTGACGTGCGCGCGCTTGGCCGCAGCGGCTGA
- a CDS encoding Smr/MutS family protein, producing MSEEHDDDDAELFRAAIGPVRRLRDTAPPPAAPKPRPRARMAERDEAQAREQFRHALDESLLDAGDALSYRRDEVSPRLLQKLKRGEISIQEELDLHGADTREAELLLRAFLHDARQHGVGCVRVIHGKGLHGAASIASSGMPVLKNLVDRMLRQRADVLAFHSAPPTQGGTGAVLVLLAPRRLRSS from the coding sequence ATGTCTGAAGAGCACGACGACGACGACGCCGAGCTGTTCCGCGCCGCGATCGGTCCGGTGCGGCGGCTGCGCGACACCGCTCCGCCACCGGCGGCACCCAAGCCGCGGCCGCGGGCCCGCATGGCCGAGCGCGACGAAGCCCAGGCGCGCGAGCAGTTCCGCCATGCCCTGGATGAAAGCCTGCTGGATGCCGGCGATGCCCTTTCCTATCGCCGCGACGAAGTCTCACCGCGCCTTCTGCAGAAACTCAAGCGGGGCGAGATTTCGATACAGGAAGAACTCGACCTGCACGGTGCCGACACTCGCGAGGCCGAGCTGCTGCTGCGGGCGTTCCTGCACGACGCCCGCCAGCACGGCGTGGGCTGCGTGCGGGTGATCCACGGCAAGGGATTGCATGGCGCCGCCTCGATCGCGAGCAGCGGCATGCCGGTGCTGAAGAACCTGGTCGACCGCATGCTCAGGCAGCGCGCGGACGTCCTTGCATTCCACTCCGCACCGCCCACGCAGGGCGGCACCGGAGCGGTGCTGGTACTGCTCGCGCCCCGTCGCCTGCGCTCGTCCTGA
- the surE gene encoding 5'/3'-nucleotidase SurE — MRVLVSNDDGVDAPGIRVLAEGLRAAGHEVLVVAPDRDRSGASNSLTLDAPVRVQRLDETTWRVYGTPTDCVHVAITGMLEVEPDIVVSGINNTANLGDDVIYSGTVAAAMEGRFLGLPAVAMSLQTVDHTGRHYETAARAAVEIIARLRVDPLPADTILNVNVPDLPWDEVRGFEVTRLGNRHRAEACIPQHDPRGREWWWIGAAGQEQDAGPGTDFHALRTGNISITPIHVDLTRYQALDQVASWVDGLAVSLDRVRQDTLPKSPEHSA, encoded by the coding sequence ATGCGAGTTCTGGTCAGCAACGACGACGGCGTCGACGCCCCCGGTATCCGCGTCCTCGCCGAAGGCCTGCGCGCCGCCGGCCATGAGGTGCTGGTGGTCGCCCCCGACCGGGACCGCTCCGGCGCCAGCAATTCGCTCACCCTGGATGCGCCCGTGCGCGTCCAGCGGCTCGACGAGACGACCTGGCGCGTCTATGGCACGCCCACCGACTGCGTGCACGTGGCCATCACCGGCATGCTCGAGGTCGAGCCGGACATCGTCGTGTCGGGCATCAACAACACCGCCAACCTGGGCGACGACGTCATCTATTCCGGCACCGTTGCCGCGGCCATGGAAGGACGGTTCCTCGGCCTGCCGGCGGTGGCGATGTCGCTGCAGACGGTCGACCACACCGGCCGCCATTACGAGACGGCCGCGCGCGCCGCGGTGGAGATCATCGCCCGCCTGCGCGTCGACCCGCTGCCGGCCGACACGATCCTCAACGTCAACGTGCCCGACCTGCCCTGGGACGAGGTCCGCGGCTTCGAAGTCACCCGCCTTGGCAACCGCCATCGCGCCGAGGCCTGCATTCCGCAGCACGATCCGCGCGGTCGCGAGTGGTGGTGGATAGGTGCGGCCGGCCAGGAGCAGGATGCCGGCCCCGGTACCGATTTCCATGCGCTGCGCACCGGCAACATCTCGATCACGCCGATCCATGTCGACCTGACCCGCTACCAGGCGCTGGACCAGGTCGCCAGCTGGGTCGATGGGCTGGCGGTGTCGCTGGATCGGGTCCGCCAGGACACGTTGCCGAAGAGCCCGGAGCACAGCGCATGA
- a CDS encoding protein-L-isoaspartate(D-aspartate) O-methyltransferase: protein MTLRMRLQPEAIGSGMTSQRVRDRLVERLRENGIRDERVLNAIRTVPRHLFVDEALATRAYEDTALPIGHGQTISQPWVVAKMTEAVLEAEPKKVLEIGTGSGYQAAVLAALGLEVHTVERIGELLRTARKRFRQLGMNIRSKHDDGRIGWAENGPFDSIIVTAAAPALVESLTAQLAPGGTLIAPVGAASSQSLLKLHKDAEGVVTQHTLAPVVFVPLLSGMID from the coding sequence ATGACGCTGCGCATGCGCCTGCAGCCCGAGGCGATCGGTTCGGGAATGACCTCGCAGCGGGTCCGCGACCGCCTGGTCGAGCGCCTGCGCGAGAACGGCATCCGCGACGAGCGCGTGCTCAACGCGATCCGCACCGTGCCGCGCCACCTGTTCGTCGACGAGGCGCTGGCCACGCGCGCCTACGAGGACACGGCGCTGCCGATCGGCCACGGCCAGACCATCTCGCAGCCGTGGGTGGTGGCGAAGATGACCGAAGCCGTGCTCGAGGCCGAGCCGAAGAAGGTGCTCGAGATCGGCACGGGCTCCGGCTACCAGGCCGCCGTGCTCGCCGCGCTGGGCCTGGAAGTCCACACGGTGGAGCGCATCGGCGAACTGCTGCGCACCGCGCGCAAGCGTTTCCGCCAGCTCGGCATGAACATCCGCAGCAAGCACGACGACGGCCGCATCGGCTGGGCCGAGAACGGCCCGTTCGATTCGATCATCGTCACCGCGGCAGCACCGGCGCTGGTCGAATCCTTGACCGCGCAGCTGGCGCCGGGCGGCACGCTGATCGCGCCGGTCGGCGCGGCATCGTCGCAATCGCTGCTGAAGCTGCACAAGGACGCCGAAGGCGTCGTCACCCAACACACGCTGGCTCCGGTCGTTTTCGTGCCGCTGCTGTCAGGGATGATCGATTGA
- a CDS encoding YqaA family protein, translating to MKIFGPLYERTISWARHRHAPALLTGLSFAEAVVFPVPPEVMLAPMCLADRRRAFWFATLSLAGSMVGALLGYALGHFAYELVKPLLTSLGWIDRIDAQVTQLREIAANSPWKAFWLLVLAGFTPIPLKIFTWASGIVGVPVLPFMASMFIGRGKRVYLIALAIRLGGERAEAALRRYIEPIGWAASVLLLAAVAWLVWKAQFAG from the coding sequence TTGAAGATTTTTGGACCGCTTTACGAGCGCACCATCAGCTGGGCGCGTCATCGCCATGCCCCCGCCTTGCTGACCGGCCTGAGTTTTGCCGAGGCAGTGGTGTTCCCGGTGCCGCCGGAAGTGATGCTGGCGCCGATGTGCCTGGCCGATCGCCGGCGTGCGTTCTGGTTTGCCACGCTGAGCCTGGCCGGTTCGATGGTCGGCGCACTGCTGGGCTACGCGCTCGGCCACTTCGCCTACGAGCTGGTCAAGCCGCTGCTGACGTCGCTGGGCTGGATCGATCGCATCGACGCCCAGGTCACGCAGCTGCGCGAGATTGCCGCGAACTCGCCGTGGAAGGCGTTCTGGTTGCTGGTTCTGGCCGGGTTCACGCCGATTCCGCTGAAGATATTCACCTGGGCGTCGGGCATCGTCGGTGTACCGGTTCTGCCGTTCATGGCCAGCATGTTCATCGGTCGCGGCAAGCGCGTGTACCTGATTGCCCTGGCGATCCGCCTGGGCGGCGAGCGCGCGGAAGCGGCGCTGCGCCGATACATCGAGCCGATCGGCTGGGCCGCATCGGTCCTGTTGCTGGCGGCGGTGGCATGGCTGGTCTGGAAGGCACAATTCGCAGGATGA
- a CDS encoding peptidoglycan DD-metalloendopeptidase family protein has translation MAGLEGTIRRMSARTTRARMSTASRHLMVAALVVAALAGCASTKVTRTPEGGTTTVKASVPRYGKTVVVQRGDTMYRVASSNGIRAVDLAAWNGIPAPYTIYPGQRLRLYPPGASGSSGSSSGSTSGRTSGSTAATRPVPTTRPPAGTSRPPTTTAPPSPPQSAPVASGFNWRWPADGELIGRYVAGEPTKQGIDIAGSSGAPVRAAADGVVVYSGSGLVGYGELIIIKHNEQWLSAYGHNRNRLVNEGQLVKAGQQIAEMGRSGAPREMLHFEVRYNGKPVDPLLYLPKK, from the coding sequence ATGGCTGGTCTGGAAGGCACAATTCGCAGGATGAGCGCACGTACGACACGAGCACGAATGTCCACCGCATCGCGCCATCTCATGGTGGCGGCGCTGGTCGTGGCCGCGCTGGCCGGCTGCGCCAGCACCAAGGTGACCCGGACGCCCGAAGGCGGCACGACCACGGTCAAGGCGTCGGTACCCAGGTACGGCAAGACCGTGGTGGTGCAACGCGGCGACACGATGTACCGCGTGGCCTCCAGCAATGGGATCCGTGCGGTCGACCTGGCGGCATGGAATGGCATTCCGGCGCCTTACACCATCTACCCGGGCCAGCGCCTGCGCCTGTATCCGCCCGGCGCCTCGGGCAGTTCGGGCTCCAGCTCGGGCAGCACTTCAGGCCGCACTTCAGGCAGCACTGCCGCGACGCGGCCGGTGCCGACGACCCGGCCGCCTGCCGGCACGTCGCGCCCGCCAACCACCACGGCACCGCCCAGCCCGCCGCAGTCGGCGCCGGTCGCCAGCGGTTTCAACTGGCGCTGGCCTGCCGATGGCGAGCTGATCGGTCGATACGTCGCGGGCGAGCCGACCAAGCAGGGCATCGACATTGCCGGCAGCAGCGGCGCACCGGTGCGCGCGGCCGCCGATGGTGTGGTGGTGTATTCCGGTTCGGGCCTGGTCGGCTATGGCGAGCTGATCATCATCAAGCACAACGAACAGTGGCTGTCGGCCTATGGCCACAACCGCAATCGCCTGGTCAACGAAGGTCAGCTGGTCAAGGCCGGGCAGCAGATTGCCGAGATGGGTCGCAGCGGCGCACCGCGCGAGATGCTGCACTTCGAGGTGCGTTACAACGGCAAGCCGGTTGATCCGCTGCTGTATCTGCCGAAGAAGTGA
- a CDS encoding Mth938-like domain-containing protein, whose translation MQLNLEHPDQAFYLRAADGTSALVNDRRLHTSFVLSPDQLIEDWQVREVKAITPQDLEPVLALDPEVILLGSGATQVFPTAAVMAACLGRGVGLETMTNAAAARTFNVLAGEGRRVVAAFVFTA comes from the coding sequence ATGCAGCTCAACCTCGAACATCCCGACCAGGCGTTCTACCTGCGTGCCGCCGACGGCACCTCGGCGCTGGTCAATGATCGACGCCTGCACACCAGTTTCGTCCTCTCGCCCGACCAGCTGATCGAAGACTGGCAGGTGCGCGAGGTCAAGGCCATCACGCCACAGGACCTCGAACCGGTGCTGGCGCTGGATCCGGAAGTGATCCTGCTCGGCAGCGGCGCGACCCAGGTGTTCCCGACCGCCGCCGTGATGGCGGCATGCCTCGGCCGCGGCGTCGGCCTGGAGACCATGACCAATGCCGCCGCCGCGCGCACGTTCAATGTGCTGGCCGGCGAAGGCCGGCGCGTGGTTGCGGCCTTCGTGTTCACCGCCTGA
- the yhbY gene encoding ribosome assembly RNA-binding protein YhbY: MQTVLTAAQTRFLRGQAHDLKAMLQVGGKGVTESLIAEVALALEHHELIKIKVAAEDREARDAMIDDIALRTEAALVQRIGHTAILYKPSQDRRQIVLPRS; the protein is encoded by the coding sequence ATGCAGACCGTCCTGACCGCCGCCCAGACCCGTTTCCTGCGCGGCCAGGCCCATGACCTGAAGGCCATGCTGCAGGTCGGAGGCAAGGGCGTGACCGAGTCGCTCATCGCCGAAGTCGCCCTGGCCCTGGAACACCATGAGCTGATCAAGATCAAGGTGGCCGCCGAGGACCGCGAAGCCCGCGACGCCATGATCGACGACATCGCCCTTCGCACCGAAGCGGCCCTGGTCCAGCGCATCGGCCATACCGCGATCCTGTACAAGCCCAGCCAGGACCGTCGCCAGATCGTGCTGCCGCGGTCTTGA
- the rlmE gene encoding 23S rRNA (uridine(2552)-2'-O)-methyltransferase RlmE yields the protein MATRSKSSQRWLKEHFSDPFVKKAKAEGLRSRAAYKLEELVERDRLLKPGMVVVDLGAAPGGWSQWLRQELDRLDQARPGRVIALDILEMPSLAGVEFLLGDFREEEVLARLVASLEGQRVDLVLSDMAPNKSGVDAVDMPRAMYLSELAMDFADQHLRTGGNFLIKLFQGVGFDEYVKELRRRYDKVVIRKPEASRKRSPEVYALAQGKRAVMK from the coding sequence ATGGCGACTCGCAGCAAATCCAGCCAGCGCTGGCTCAAGGAACACTTTTCCGACCCCTTCGTTAAGAAGGCCAAGGCGGAAGGGCTGCGTTCGCGCGCCGCTTACAAGCTCGAGGAGCTCGTCGAGCGTGACCGGTTGCTGAAGCCCGGAATGGTCGTGGTCGACCTCGGCGCCGCCCCCGGGGGCTGGTCGCAGTGGCTGCGGCAGGAGCTCGACCGCCTCGATCAGGCCCGGCCGGGCCGGGTGATCGCCCTGGACATCCTCGAGATGCCCTCGCTGGCCGGGGTCGAGTTCCTCCTGGGCGATTTCCGCGAGGAAGAGGTCCTGGCGCGGCTGGTGGCCTCGCTCGAGGGCCAGCGCGTGGACCTTGTCCTGTCGGATATGGCCCCCAATAAGAGCGGTGTGGATGCGGTCGACATGCCGCGGGCGATGTACCTGTCCGAATTGGCGATGGATTTCGCCGACCAGCACCTGCGTACCGGCGGCAACTTCCTGATCAAGCTGTTCCAGGGGGTGGGTTTCGACGAGTACGTCAAGGAACTGCGGCGACGCTATGACAAGGTCGTCATCCGCAAGCCGGAGGCGTCGCGCAAGCGCTCGCCCGAGGTGTACGCGCTGGCACAGGGCAAGCGCGCGGTTATGAAGTAA